In Myxococcus stipitatus, the following are encoded in one genomic region:
- a CDS encoding pirin family protein: protein MSQQQVSEQPVVMGLGPLKGMPWPTPDPFLFCVHHDDRYPEGTEKMGPAPSLLAGRQMGQDFDGRDGWNMYHGSVVPGFPQHPHRGFETVTIVRKGLLDHSDSLGAAARFGGGDVQWLTAGSGVLHSEMFPLLKSDKPNPVELFQIWLNLPSVDKLVTPHFSMLWNHVIPRHVAKDDAGRTTEVTVVAGSLGDVRAPPPPPKSWASRVDTDVAIWTLKLSPGARWTIPAAARGSNRFLYFFKGSSLKVGGRAIPASHVLQLRPEVDAVLENGPDETELLMLQGRPINEPVAQHGPFVMNTRQEIQQAFLDYQRTGFGGWPWKSDDPVHPREEGRFARHADGRMERPA from the coding sequence ATGAGTCAGCAGCAGGTGAGTGAGCAACCCGTCGTCATGGGCCTGGGCCCCCTCAAGGGAATGCCGTGGCCCACGCCCGACCCCTTCTTGTTCTGTGTGCACCACGACGACCGGTATCCCGAAGGCACCGAGAAGATGGGCCCCGCCCCCTCGCTGCTCGCGGGGCGGCAGATGGGCCAGGACTTCGATGGGCGCGATGGCTGGAACATGTACCACGGGAGCGTGGTCCCCGGTTTTCCCCAGCACCCGCACCGGGGCTTCGAGACGGTGACCATCGTCCGCAAGGGTCTGTTGGACCACTCGGACTCGCTGGGGGCGGCCGCGCGCTTCGGCGGCGGAGACGTGCAGTGGCTCACGGCGGGCAGCGGCGTGCTGCACTCCGAGATGTTCCCGCTGCTCAAGTCGGACAAGCCCAATCCGGTGGAGCTGTTCCAGATCTGGCTCAACCTGCCAAGCGTGGACAAGCTCGTCACGCCGCACTTCTCCATGCTCTGGAACCACGTCATCCCCCGGCATGTGGCGAAGGACGACGCCGGGCGCACCACCGAGGTCACCGTGGTCGCGGGCTCGCTGGGGGATGTCCGCGCGCCTCCGCCTCCGCCGAAGTCCTGGGCCTCGCGCGTGGACACCGACGTGGCCATCTGGACGCTGAAGCTGTCGCCCGGCGCGCGCTGGACGATTCCCGCCGCCGCGCGGGGGAGCAATCGCTTCCTGTACTTCTTCAAGGGCTCCTCGCTGAAGGTGGGCGGCCGCGCCATCCCCGCTTCGCATGTCCTCCAGCTCAGGCCGGAGGTGGACGCGGTGCTGGAGAACGGCCCCGACGAGACGGAGCTCTTGATGCTGCAAGGCCGGCCCATCAACGAGCCGGTGGCCCAGCACGGCCCCTTCGTGATGAACACGCGCCAGGAGATCCAGCAGGCGTTCCTCGACTACCAGCGCACGGGCTTCGGCGGGTGGCCGTGGAAGAGCGATGACCCGGTCCATCCTCGCGAGGAGGGGCGCTTCGCCCGCCACGCCGATGGCCGGATGGAGCGGCCTGCCTGA
- a CDS encoding MFS transporter — MASALFMEFVDSTALSTALPALSVAFGTDPIHLKLALTSYILALAVLAPASGWVADRFGPRRVFLIAMSVFLLSSVLCGFSRTLPQIVVFRTLQGLGGALMTPVGRLIVVGSAPREKLVSALSWFTMPALVGPLVGPPIAGLILGLTDWPWIFFVNVPVGVLGMLAVARFVPELPQPHPGPFDWKGYALAAVSITLLMGTAETVGVGLVPAWLQLVTAAVAAGALVWFVRHASRVERPVLDLRILKQATFRASTVGGGLVRMGLGATPFLLPLMLQVGLGWGPFEAGMVTIGTGLGAMSCKPLAPWVIRRVGFRTTLIGSNLAAAVMTALPALFRDSTPIPLIVGTLFVGGFVRSLQFTAINAVAYADITPEAVSRASTLAVVTQQMALAVGISFGALMLHVARGGGDLPLTPDRFLLPFVAVGVVSSLAGPLFHRLPEDAGSRIGGRAVR, encoded by the coding sequence GTGGCGAGCGCGCTGTTCATGGAGTTCGTCGACTCCACGGCGCTGTCCACCGCGCTGCCCGCGCTCTCGGTGGCGTTCGGCACGGACCCCATCCACCTCAAGCTCGCGTTGACGTCGTACATCCTGGCCCTGGCCGTGCTGGCGCCCGCGAGTGGGTGGGTGGCGGACCGCTTCGGTCCCCGCCGCGTCTTCCTCATCGCGATGAGCGTGTTCCTCCTGAGCTCGGTGCTCTGCGGCTTCTCGCGGACGCTGCCCCAGATCGTTGTCTTCCGCACGCTCCAGGGCCTGGGCGGCGCGCTGATGACGCCTGTCGGAAGGCTCATCGTGGTGGGCTCGGCGCCTCGCGAGAAGCTGGTGTCCGCCCTGAGCTGGTTCACCATGCCCGCGCTGGTGGGGCCGCTGGTGGGTCCGCCCATCGCGGGGCTCATCCTGGGGTTGACGGATTGGCCTTGGATCTTCTTCGTCAATGTCCCCGTAGGGGTGCTGGGCATGCTCGCGGTGGCGCGCTTCGTCCCCGAGCTGCCCCAGCCGCATCCCGGCCCGTTCGACTGGAAGGGCTATGCGCTCGCCGCGGTGAGCATCACGCTGTTGATGGGTACGGCGGAGACGGTGGGCGTGGGGCTGGTGCCCGCGTGGCTCCAGCTCGTCACGGCGGCGGTGGCCGCGGGCGCGCTGGTGTGGTTCGTGCGGCATGCGTCCCGGGTGGAGCGGCCCGTGCTGGACCTGCGAATCCTGAAGCAGGCCACCTTCCGCGCCAGCACCGTGGGCGGCGGCCTGGTGCGGATGGGCTTGGGCGCCACGCCGTTCCTGCTGCCCTTGATGCTTCAGGTGGGGCTGGGGTGGGGCCCGTTCGAAGCGGGCATGGTGACCATCGGCACGGGCCTGGGTGCCATGTCGTGCAAGCCCCTGGCTCCGTGGGTCATCCGCCGGGTGGGCTTTCGCACCACGCTCATCGGCTCCAACCTGGCCGCCGCGGTGATGACGGCGCTGCCGGCCTTGTTCCGTGACTCGACGCCCATCCCCCTCATCGTGGGGACGCTGTTCGTGGGCGGCTTCGTGCGCTCGCTCCAGTTCACGGCCATCAACGCGGTGGCGTACGCGGACATCACTCCGGAGGCGGTGAGCCGCGCCTCGACGCTCGCCGTGGTGACGCAGCAGATGGCGCTGGCCGTGGGCATCAGCTTCGGCGCGCTCATGCTGCACGTGGCGCGAGGCGGCGGAGACCTGCCCTTGACGCCCGACCGCTTCCTCTTGCCGTTCGTCGCGGTGGGTGTGGTGTCCTCGCTCGCCGGGCCGCTGTTCCACCGGCTGCCGGAGGACGCGGGTTCGAGAATCGGCGGACGCGCGGTGCGCTGA
- a CDS encoding tail fiber domain-containing protein, producing MSEPYYPAKSGDPILADTWNNMQIKTRDEIRSHTHRGGDDGQPLDGSSISPTATLKVNKVEATLGLTVKNVDISKWMADTEAAKLSLTGGTVTGPFSAMANVGIGTGPSTRRLLVQSTADNNAAVEIRSSGSQAWGVGLLLKTTGGTDGAALQLRSRNKSWLLKGELGAAAEGFQISEGGGDGENGGGYGTPRLHLKAGGNLGLNTTDPQGALDIRLSSAAAGFDRLVVNTTTLWGNGQPQVTIGAGGAAGLMINNPHVVWNNAENRASIRYGLSGGVATGLMWDVGARLNNAFSFIVNNNHALWMGADGNVGIGTAAPGARLDVQGGSLRVSGAVIPSIGNAPGNGIQFPLDPWGGNGDSASIRYYRAPNPLPGEEENGRLVISNENDPGDVIVFAQSGGERMIIYNGNIGIGTPRPNVPLHVVQRDNNAGIKLTENGSGRFVDLAFEGQGTLHLFHSNGNGRYMPQDGEWHKFSDLSLKENIESLEGVLPRVLALRPVSFDLKSSGHHQLGLVAQEVEPLFPELVSTAPRKKEDGQPLKGLAYEAFSVLAIAALKELKQQYDERIAALEQRLQEQERKS from the coding sequence ATGAGTGAGCCCTACTACCCCGCGAAATCAGGTGACCCCATCCTGGCGGACACCTGGAACAACATGCAGATCAAGACGCGGGACGAGATTCGTTCTCACACACACCGCGGCGGAGATGACGGCCAGCCACTCGATGGCAGCAGCATCTCGCCCACCGCGACGCTGAAGGTGAACAAGGTCGAGGCCACGCTCGGGTTGACGGTGAAGAACGTCGACATCTCCAAGTGGATGGCCGACACCGAGGCCGCGAAGTTGTCCCTCACGGGAGGCACCGTCACCGGCCCGTTCTCCGCCATGGCCAACGTGGGAATCGGCACGGGGCCCAGCACGCGGCGCCTGCTTGTCCAGAGCACCGCGGACAACAACGCGGCCGTGGAGATCCGCTCCTCGGGGAGCCAGGCCTGGGGCGTGGGTTTGCTGTTGAAGACGACGGGCGGCACCGACGGAGCCGCGCTCCAGCTTCGCAGCCGCAACAAGAGCTGGCTGCTCAAGGGAGAGCTGGGCGCCGCGGCCGAGGGGTTCCAAATCTCCGAGGGCGGCGGTGATGGAGAGAACGGCGGCGGCTACGGAACGCCCCGCCTTCATCTCAAGGCGGGCGGCAACCTGGGCCTCAACACCACGGACCCGCAAGGCGCGCTGGATATCCGGCTGTCCTCGGCGGCGGCGGGGTTTGACCGCCTGGTGGTGAACACCACGACCTTGTGGGGCAACGGCCAGCCCCAGGTCACCATCGGCGCGGGCGGCGCGGCGGGGTTGATGATCAACAACCCCCACGTCGTCTGGAACAACGCCGAGAACCGCGCCTCCATCCGCTACGGCTTGAGCGGCGGCGTCGCCACGGGCCTGATGTGGGACGTGGGCGCGCGGCTGAACAACGCGTTCTCCTTCATCGTGAACAACAACCACGCCCTGTGGATGGGGGCGGACGGCAACGTGGGCATCGGGACGGCGGCCCCCGGCGCCCGGCTGGATGTCCAGGGCGGCAGCCTCCGCGTCAGCGGGGCCGTCATCCCCTCCATCGGCAACGCGCCCGGCAATGGCATCCAGTTCCCGCTGGACCCGTGGGGCGGCAACGGCGACTCCGCGAGCATCCGCTACTACCGCGCGCCCAATCCGCTGCCCGGCGAAGAGGAGAACGGAAGGCTGGTCATCTCCAACGAGAACGACCCGGGTGACGTCATCGTCTTCGCCCAGTCCGGCGGCGAGCGGATGATCATCTACAACGGCAACATCGGCATCGGGACGCCGCGTCCCAACGTGCCGCTGCACGTCGTCCAGCGAGATAACAACGCGGGCATCAAGCTCACGGAGAATGGCTCCGGGCGCTTCGTCGACCTCGCCTTCGAGGGACAAGGAACCCTCCACCTCTTCCACAGCAACGGCAACGGCCGTTACATGCCCCAGGATGGCGAGTGGCATAAGTTCTCCGACCTGTCGCTGAAGGAGAACATCGAGTCGCTCGAGGGAGTCCTCCCGAGGGTGCTCGCGCTGCGCCCGGTGAGCTTCGACCTGAAGTCGTCGGGTCATCACCAGCTGGGCCTGGTCGCGCAGGAGGTGGAGCCGCTCTTCCCGGAGCTCGTCTCGACCGCGCCCCGGAAGAAGGAGGATGGCCAGCCCTTGAAGGGTCTCGCGTACGAGGCCTTCAGCGTGCTCGCCATCGCGGCCCTCAAGGAACTCAAGCAGCAATACGACGAACGCATCGCGGCGCTCGAGCAGCGCCTCCAGGAACAGGAGCGGAAGTCATGA